The Ancylobacter sp. WKF20 genome contains a region encoding:
- a CDS encoding UDP-2,3-diacylglucosamine diphosphatase produces MPGRAFEVTDAPEERHYRSLFLSDVHLGTKGCQADLLLDFLKYHDAETIYLVGDIVDGWRLRSGWYWPQAHNDVVQKLLRKGRKGARMVYLPGNHDEFLRDYYGSHFGGIEVVETAIHEAADGKRYLVIHGDVFDVVVRHAKWLAFLGDGAYSFALGMNTHVNWMRRKLGFPYWSLSQWAKLKVKNAVNFIGRFEEAVAVEARRHKVDGVICGHIHHAIMHDNFGVSYLNCGDWVESCTAIVEHMDGRFELIDWARETRAKTIAPLLLERPKVAA; encoded by the coding sequence ATGCCGGGGAGGGCTTTCGAGGTGACCGACGCACCCGAAGAGCGCCATTATCGCAGCCTGTTCCTGTCAGACGTCCATTTGGGCACCAAGGGTTGCCAAGCGGATTTGCTGCTGGACTTCCTGAAATATCACGACGCCGAGACCATCTATCTGGTCGGCGACATCGTCGATGGCTGGCGCCTGCGCTCCGGCTGGTACTGGCCGCAGGCCCATAACGACGTGGTGCAGAAGCTGCTGCGCAAGGGCCGCAAGGGCGCGCGCATGGTCTATCTGCCGGGAAACCATGACGAATTCCTGCGCGACTATTATGGCAGCCACTTCGGCGGCATTGAGGTCGTGGAGACCGCGATCCACGAGGCGGCTGACGGCAAGCGCTACCTCGTCATCCATGGCGACGTGTTTGACGTGGTGGTGCGCCACGCCAAATGGCTCGCCTTCCTCGGCGACGGCGCCTACAGTTTCGCTCTTGGGATGAACACGCATGTTAACTGGATGCGGCGCAAGCTCGGCTTCCCCTACTGGTCGCTCAGCCAGTGGGCCAAGCTCAAGGTCAAGAACGCGGTGAACTTCATCGGCCGCTTCGAGGAGGCCGTCGCCGTGGAAGCCCGCCGCCACAAGGTTGATGGCGTGATCTGCGGGCATATCCACCACGCCATCATGCACGACAACTTTGGTGTATCCTACCTGAACTGCGGCGACTGGGTGGAAAGCTGCACCGCCATCGTCGAACACATGGACGGCCGGTTTGAATTGATCGACTGGGCGCGCGAGACCCGCGCCAAGACGATCGCCCCGCTGCTTCTCGAAAGGCCGAAAGTCGCCGCCTGA
- a CDS encoding glycosyltransferase family 1 protein yields the protein MRILIATDAWTPQVNGVVRSLQNTAREAEGLGAHIAFLTPGDFRTLPMPTYPEIRLALATRAMVARRMDEIGADFVHIATEGPIGLLARRVCLSRGRTFTTSYHTRFPEYLAARAPVPQALSYAWLRRFHNAGAGIMVSTATLERELHGRGFHNIMRWSRGVDSTQFRPRPPAEQDAFVASLPRPIFLSVGRVAVEKNISAFLDLDLPGSKVVVGDGPARAELEAKHPDAHFLGLKEGEALARIYAAADVFVFPSLTDTFGIVLLEALASGLPVAAFPVTGPMDVIGEAPKDAPAGVLDTDLRRAAVAALEVSRDNARAYALRYSWRACTQQFLTNIQTAQDRFARLKAAG from the coding sequence ATGCGCATCCTGATCGCCACCGACGCCTGGACACCGCAAGTCAACGGCGTGGTGCGCTCGCTTCAGAACACCGCCCGTGAAGCGGAAGGCCTTGGCGCGCATATCGCATTTCTGACGCCCGGCGATTTCCGCACCCTGCCCATGCCGACCTACCCGGAGATCCGCCTGGCGCTGGCGACGCGCGCCATGGTGGCCCGCCGCATGGACGAGATCGGCGCCGACTTCGTCCACATCGCCACCGAAGGCCCCATCGGTCTCCTCGCCCGCCGGGTCTGCCTGTCGCGTGGCAGAACCTTCACGACGAGCTACCACACCCGTTTCCCCGAATATCTCGCCGCCCGCGCGCCAGTGCCGCAGGCGCTGTCCTATGCTTGGCTGCGCCGATTTCACAATGCCGGCGCGGGAATCATGGTCTCCACCGCGACGCTGGAGCGTGAGCTGCACGGACGCGGTTTCCACAACATAATGCGCTGGTCGCGCGGCGTTGATTCCACACAGTTTCGCCCCCGCCCGCCAGCGGAGCAGGACGCCTTTGTCGCCAGCCTGCCGCGGCCGATCTTCCTCTCCGTCGGCCGCGTGGCGGTAGAGAAAAACATAAGCGCGTTCCTGGACTTGGACCTTCCCGGATCGAAGGTAGTGGTCGGCGACGGCCCCGCGCGGGCCGAGCTTGAGGCCAAGCATCCGGACGCGCATTTCCTCGGGCTGAAGGAAGGCGAGGCGCTCGCCCGCATCTATGCGGCGGCCGATGTTTTTGTTTTCCCGAGCCTCACCGACACTTTCGGAATCGTGCTGCTGGAAGCCCTCGCCAGCGGCCTGCCGGTCGCCGCCTTCCCCGTCACCGGCCCGATGGACGTCATCGGCGAGGCCCCGAAGGACGCGCCCGCCGGCGTGCTCGACACAGATCTGCGTCGCGCCGCCGTGGCCGCCCTAGAGGTGTCGCGCGACAATGCCCGCGCCTATGCGCTGCGCTATTCCTGGCGCGCCTGCACGCAGCAATTCCTTACCAACATACAGACCGCGCAGGATCGCTTCGCCCGCCTCAAGGCCGCCGGCTGA
- a CDS encoding threonine/serine dehydratase, with translation MTHANALPTIDDILSAAERLAPVAVRTPLISSAKLDELTGGRVFLKPEPLQRTGSFKFRGAYNRISRLGAEQRVGGVVACSSGNHAQGVAAAATLMGMPSVIVMPKDAPAMKKARTIAFGGEVVEYDRETDDRDAIAGAIARERGAVFVPPYDDFYIIAGQGTVGLEIAQDLAAQGLAPDVVIANASGGGLVSGIALAVKDRFPEARVMTAEPAGFDDHARSFRSGGRERNNRVSGSICDALMAATPGKLTFEISSRIVGEGVSATDEEVARAVAFAFEELKIVVEPGGAVALAAVLAGKVDLAGKTAAIVLSGGNVDATVFARCLAAA, from the coding sequence ATGACGCACGCCAACGCTCTCCCCACCATTGACGACATCCTTTCCGCCGCCGAGCGCCTGGCCCCGGTGGCCGTGCGCACGCCGCTGATCAGCTCGGCCAAGCTGGACGAACTGACCGGCGGACGGGTGTTCCTGAAGCCGGAGCCGCTCCAGCGTACCGGCTCGTTCAAATTCCGGGGCGCCTATAATCGGATCTCGCGCCTTGGCGCGGAGCAGCGGGTCGGCGGTGTCGTCGCCTGTTCCTCGGGCAACCACGCGCAGGGCGTGGCGGCGGCGGCCACGCTGATGGGGATGCCGTCTGTCATCGTCATGCCGAAAGACGCGCCGGCCATGAAGAAGGCGCGGACCATCGCCTTCGGCGGCGAGGTGGTCGAGTATGACCGCGAGACCGACGACCGTGACGCCATTGCTGGGGCCATCGCCCGTGAGCGCGGGGCGGTCTTCGTGCCGCCCTATGACGATTTCTACATCATCGCCGGGCAGGGCACGGTGGGGCTGGAGATCGCGCAGGATCTCGCCGCGCAGGGCTTGGCCCCCGATGTGGTGATCGCCAATGCCTCCGGCGGCGGGCTGGTTTCCGGTATCGCGCTGGCGGTGAAGGACCGTTTCCCCGAGGCGCGGGTGATGACGGCTGAGCCGGCCGGCTTTGACGATCACGCGCGCTCCTTCCGTTCCGGGGGGCGCGAGCGCAATAACCGCGTCAGCGGTTCGATTTGCGACGCCCTGATGGCGGCGACGCCGGGCAAGCTAACCTTCGAGATTTCCTCGCGAATCGTCGGTGAGGGCGTGTCCGCGACCGATGAGGAGGTGGCGCGTGCCGTCGCCTTCGCCTTTGAGGAACTGAAGATCGTCGTCGAGCCAGGCGGCGCCGTGGCGCTGGCGGCGGTGCTGGCGGGCAAGGTGGACCTCGCCGGCAAGACGGCGGCGATCGTGCTCTCCGGCGGCAATGTGGACGCGACGGTGTTCGCCCGCTGCCTCGCGGCGGCGTGA
- a CDS encoding XRE family transcriptional regulator — MSGRTRSLDRSGMEAGAQAITGQLGRTIQRLRKAYNLSLSELSEQSGVAKSIISQIERNETNPTLATVWRLSQALDVSIDRFMAATDDEPFVEHLTRADTPILVSEDGKCRLTITGWIKTVEWLQWFDFFAEPGGELISDGHQRGSIECLSVLSGELQVECADVTEVARAGETLRYRCDRRHVIRNLGTEPAQATMVCLLKAAVLD, encoded by the coding sequence ATGTCCGGCCGCACACGCAGTCTCGATCGCAGCGGCATGGAAGCCGGCGCGCAGGCGATCACCGGCCAGCTCGGCCGCACCATCCAGCGCCTGCGCAAGGCCTATAACCTCTCGCTGTCGGAGCTTTCCGAGCAGTCGGGCGTCGCCAAGTCGATCATCAGCCAGATCGAGCGCAACGAGACCAACCCGACGCTGGCCACGGTCTGGCGGCTGTCTCAGGCGCTGGACGTGTCGATCGACCGTTTCATGGCCGCCACCGACGATGAACCCTTCGTCGAGCACCTGACGCGCGCTGACACGCCGATTCTGGTCTCGGAAGACGGCAAGTGCCGCCTCACCATCACCGGCTGGATCAAGACGGTGGAGTGGCTGCAATGGTTCGACTTCTTCGCCGAGCCGGGTGGCGAGCTGATCTCGGACGGTCACCAGCGCGGTTCCATCGAGTGCCTGTCGGTGCTCTCCGGCGAGTTGCAGGTGGAATGCGCGGATGTCACCGAAGTGGCGCGCGCCGGCGAGACGCTGCGCTATCGCTGCGACCGGCGGCATGTCATCCGCAACCTCGGGACGGAACCGGCCCAGGCGACCATGGTCTGCCTGCTGAAAGCCGCCGTGCTCGATTGA
- a CDS encoding multidrug efflux RND transporter permease subunit, translating into MRFSHFFIDRPIFASVISVVVMILGAVAYIALPVAQYPDIAPPVVNVTGQYPGASAETVADTVAAPIEQQINGVEGMLYISSNSTADGRFSIAVTFDIGTDLDIAQVQVQNRVATATPRLPQEVQQIGVTVAKSSPDILMVVSLFSPDDSRDSLFISNYANLQIKDQLQRVRGVGSITVFGSRDYAMQVWLDPRKLQALSLTATDVTAALQAQNLQVASGVLNAPPVEKQLAFQVAVRTLGRLSTPEEFGNIVVRESGTAVVRLRDVARIEIAAQDSSSISYFDSKPSVALGIFQLPGSNALATGEAIEREIKEISKGFPSGITYSTAYNPTQFIAESVRAVEHTIIEAIVLVVIVVVIFLQTWRAAIIPILAIPVSLIGTFFIMSLFGFSLNNLSLFGLVLAIGIVVDDAIVVVESVEHNISTGLSPRDAAYKTMDEVGGALVAISLVLASVFIPTAFITGISGEFYRQFALTIAGSTLISLLVSLTLSPALCALLLKPHKGPDHKPAWYARPITGFFYYFNKGFNGLSSGYGWLTGRLVRFAVVVLLVYVAILAGGFKLFSMTPQGFIPAQDRGYLIVAAQLPGGASLARTNEVMNRAAKEVLATPGVAHVVNIVGFSGATFTNAPNAGAMFVILGPAAERAQHQGQSAPAIQGQLFGKLASIQEAFMIVVMPPPVQGIGNAGGYRMMIEDRGGRGYGALQGAVYAMMGRANQTPGLRQVYSLFETSTPQLFLDIDRTKAQLLGVNMADVFSTLQTYIGSSYVNDFNLFGRTYRVQAQADAPYRLTPEDVLQLRVKNASGQTVPLGSFTTVQDISGPYRVPRYNLYPSAELDGDVAGISQGQAIQLMQQIATETLPDGFAFEWTALAYQQVRAGNTAIFAFALGVVFVFLVLAAQYESLTLPLAVILIVPMCLIAAVVGILLRGQDNNILSQVGFIVLIGLAAKNAILIVEFAKQLEDQGEDRFSAATHAAQLRLRPIIMTSLAFILGVVPLVWATGAGAELRQALGTAVFSGMIGVTFFGLLFTPTFYVVSRWIAGFGERRRERAREAASTTPH; encoded by the coding sequence CGGTCGCCGCGCCCATCGAGCAGCAGATCAACGGCGTGGAGGGGATGCTCTACATCTCCTCCAACTCGACGGCGGACGGCCGCTTCTCCATCGCGGTCACTTTCGACATCGGCACCGATCTCGATATCGCGCAGGTGCAGGTGCAGAACCGCGTCGCCACCGCGACCCCGCGTCTTCCGCAGGAGGTGCAGCAGATCGGCGTGACCGTCGCGAAGTCCTCGCCGGACATCCTGATGGTCGTCAGTCTGTTCTCACCGGACGACTCACGCGACTCACTGTTCATCTCGAACTACGCCAATCTGCAGATCAAGGACCAACTCCAGCGTGTGCGCGGCGTCGGCTCGATCACCGTGTTCGGCTCGCGCGACTATGCGATGCAGGTCTGGCTTGACCCGCGCAAGTTGCAGGCGCTCAGCCTCACCGCCACCGACGTGACCGCCGCCCTCCAGGCCCAGAACCTCCAGGTCGCTTCCGGCGTGCTGAACGCGCCGCCGGTGGAGAAGCAGCTCGCCTTCCAGGTGGCCGTGCGCACGCTCGGTCGTCTCTCGACGCCGGAGGAGTTCGGCAACATCGTCGTGCGTGAGAGCGGCACGGCAGTTGTGCGCCTGCGGGACGTGGCGCGCATCGAGATTGCCGCGCAGGACAGCTCGTCGATTTCCTATTTCGATTCAAAGCCCTCGGTCGCGCTCGGCATCTTCCAGCTGCCGGGCTCCAACGCACTCGCCACCGGCGAGGCGATCGAGCGCGAGATCAAGGAAATCTCCAAGGGCTTCCCCTCGGGCATCACCTACTCCACGGCCTACAACCCGACGCAGTTCATCGCGGAATCGGTGCGCGCGGTGGAGCACACCATCATCGAGGCGATCGTTCTCGTCGTGATCGTGGTGGTGATCTTCCTGCAGACCTGGCGCGCGGCGATCATCCCGATCCTCGCCATTCCGGTGTCGCTGATCGGCACCTTCTTCATCATGAGCCTGTTCGGCTTCTCGCTGAACAACCTGTCGTTGTTCGGCCTCGTCCTCGCCATCGGCATCGTGGTCGACGACGCGATCGTTGTGGTGGAAAGCGTCGAGCACAACATCTCGACCGGCCTCAGCCCGCGCGACGCCGCCTACAAGACCATGGACGAGGTCGGTGGGGCGCTGGTGGCGATTTCGCTGGTGCTGGCGTCGGTGTTCATCCCGACCGCTTTCATCACCGGCATCTCCGGCGAGTTCTACCGCCAGTTCGCGCTGACCATCGCCGGCTCGACGCTGATCTCCTTGCTGGTCTCGCTGACCCTGTCGCCGGCCCTCTGCGCCCTGCTGCTCAAGCCGCACAAGGGGCCGGACCACAAGCCGGCCTGGTATGCGCGGCCGATCACCGGGTTCTTCTATTATTTCAACAAGGGCTTCAACGGGCTGTCGAGCGGCTATGGCTGGCTCACCGGCCGCCTGGTGCGGTTCGCCGTCGTCGTCCTGCTGGTTTACGTCGCCATTCTCGCCGGCGGCTTCAAGCTGTTCTCGATGACGCCGCAAGGGTTCATCCCCGCGCAGGATCGCGGCTACCTCATCGTCGCGGCGCAATTGCCTGGTGGCGCCTCGCTGGCGCGCACCAATGAGGTGATGAACCGCGCCGCCAAGGAAGTGCTGGCGACGCCCGGCGTGGCGCATGTGGTCAACATCGTCGGCTTCTCCGGTGCGACCTTCACCAACGCTCCCAATGCCGGCGCGATGTTTGTCATTCTCGGCCCGGCGGCCGAGCGCGCGCAGCATCAGGGCCAGTCGGCCCCGGCGATCCAGGGCCAGCTCTTCGGCAAGCTCGCCTCGATCCAGGAAGCCTTTATGATCGTCGTCATGCCGCCGCCCGTGCAGGGCATCGGCAATGCCGGCGGCTACCGCATGATGATCGAGGATCGCGGCGGGCGCGGCTATGGCGCGCTTCAGGGCGCGGTCTATGCGATGATGGGCCGGGCCAACCAGACGCCGGGTCTCCGGCAGGTCTACTCGCTGTTCGAGACCTCGACGCCGCAGCTCTTCCTCGACATCGACCGCACCAAGGCGCAGCTCCTTGGCGTGAACATGGCCGATGTGTTCTCGACGCTGCAGACCTATATCGGCTCAAGCTATGTCAACGATTTCAACCTCTTTGGCCGCACCTACCGGGTGCAGGCGCAGGCCGACGCGCCCTACCGCCTGACGCCGGAGGACGTGCTGCAATTGCGGGTGAAGAACGCCAGTGGCCAGACGGTGCCGCTCGGCTCCTTCACCACGGTGCAGGACATTTCCGGCCCCTACCGCGTGCCGCGCTACAACCTCTACCCGTCGGCGGAGCTTGACGGCGACGTGGCGGGGATCTCGCAGGGGCAGGCGATCCAGCTCATGCAGCAGATCGCCACCGAGACGCTGCCGGACGGCTTCGCCTTTGAGTGGACGGCGCTGGCCTATCAGCAGGTGCGCGCGGGCAACACGGCGATCTTCGCCTTTGCGCTCGGCGTGGTATTCGTCTTCCTCGTGCTAGCGGCGCAGTATGAAAGCCTGACCTTGCCACTGGCGGTCATCCTCATCGTCCCGATGTGTCTGATCGCGGCGGTGGTGGGCATTCTCTTGCGCGGCCAGGACAACAACATCCTCAGTCAGGTCGGCTTCATCGTCCTGATCGGCCTTGCGGCGAAGAACGCGATCCTGATCGTCGAATTCGCCAAGCAGCTCGAGGACCAGGGCGAGGACCGCTTCAGTGCTGCGACCCATGCGGCGCAGCTGCGTCTGCGTCCGATCATCATGACCTCGCTCGCCTTCATCCTGGGCGTGGTGCCGCTGGTGTGGGCGACGGGCGCGGGCGCGGAGCTGCGTCAGGCGCTCGGCACGGCGGTGTTCTCTGGCATGATCGGCGTGACCTTCTTCGGCCTGCTGTTCACCCCGACCTTCTATGTCGTCAGCCGCTGGATCGCGGGCTTCGGCGAGCGGCGGCGGGAGCGGGCGCGCGAGGCGGCGTCGACGACGCCGCACTGA